The following is a genomic window from Thermodesulfobacteriota bacterium.
TCCGATTCTTACCGCCGCCACCTGGTATCAGACCTCTTTTCCACCGACGCCCATCGATGTCCAGCTCCGTCTCCCCGAAGAGACCCTCGAGATCGGCGGCGAGAGGATCGTCTGCCTCCATACGCCGGGCCACACCCCTGGGTCGATCTCCCCCTACATGGATCGGGACGGAAGACGCATCCTCTTCGCACAAGACCTTCATGGCCCTCTGCTCGAGGAGTTCGGGTCGAGCCTCGCCGAGTGGGATCGTTCAACCCAAAAACTTCTGGAACTGGAGGCCGATATCCTCTGCGAGGGGCATTTCGGGATCTACAAAACGAAGAAAGAGGTGAGGAACTATATTCTCTCCTACCGGCGGCAGTACGGGGTGGGAGGTTAGGGGGCTTGCGGTGGGATTTTACGACGCCCATGTCCATTTTTTCTTTGACGGTCCTCTGGAGGACCTAAAAGGGAAGATCAGCCTCCTTAAAGAGGCCGGTTTTGCGGGAATCAACGTCCTGGTGATCAGTGAATTTCCTCCGGAAAAGGAGACCTATCTAAAGATGATCCCGGGCGCCTACCATGGTCACGCTACCCCTGACGCTTTCCGACATCAGAAAGACCCCTTCGAGGCCCTCGGGGTCTTATCCTCTCAAATCGCCATCGTCCCATTCCTGGATGCGCGCTTTATCGGGAAGGATATCGCAGAGACGGTGAAAAGATATTGGGAAAAAGGGTTTAAGGGCCTCAAACTCCTCTATGTTCCCGAGGAGGATTCGACGTTTCAAATCGGGGGCATGGAGAAGACCTTCGGCCGAACGCTCAAGGAGTCGGAGGAGATCACCTCCCAGCTCATCGACCAGGCCGATTCTCTGGGATGGCCCGTTCTGATGCATGTCGATTTGCGGCGATACGGAGAATTCGCCGAATCGATGCTCCGGAGCTATCCCAGGACCCCCTTCAACATCCCCCATTTCGGTTTTTCGCGCAAGGCCATCTCCTCGCTTCTAAAGAGATACCCCAACTGCTTCACCGATACCTCCTCCTTATTCCCCTATATGGAGCAGGAGCCCGCCGCATACCGGGATTTTATCAAATCCTATCAGGACCGGATCCTCTTCGGAAGCGATGCCGTCATCGGCGAACCCGAAAAGATGGTCTCTGTCTTGAATTTTATGAAGGGTTTTCTCGAGGACGAGCAGCTCCTCCTTAAAATCGCCCACCGAAATTACCTCCAATATATGGCCTATAGGGCCGGTTGAATCGATTGACATCGAAGGGATGATTTTGATAAAGTGAGGGCGTTTCCCCCGGAGGGGAGGATTTTGAGCACGGGCAAGAAAGGGGGTGAAGGAGAAGGTTTGAAGAGGGACCCATAAAAGGAGGTCGAGAACGCAAGGAGGAACGAAGATGACGGAGAAGATCAGGAGACACAGCACCTCAGGAGTTGTCGTTTTAACGATTTTGGGCCTTATCATTTATATGTTGTTTGTTCCGATCGAGAGGTCGACCGGGCAGACCAAGCCGGCGGAGGTGAAGGCAAAGCCCGCCGAGGCCAAACCCGCCGAGAAATCGAAGCCAGCGGTGGCGGCCAAACCCAAACCCAAGGTCCCCCAGCGGCTGATCATCGCCCAGGGGACGGATGCCCTCACCATGGACAATCACCACATGATCGATTCTCCCACGATCACCATCGGAGAGCACATGGTGGAGACCCTCCTCGAGCTGACCACGAAGGGCGAGATCGTGCCCCGGCTTGCGGAAAAGGTCGAGGTCTCCCCGGATGCCACCGAATATACCCTGAAACTGAGAAAGGGCGTCAAATTCCATGACGGTGTGCCTTTCAATGCGGAGGCCGTAAAAATCAATTTCGACCGGAGGCTCGATCCGAAGGCCGCCACCAAATTCGGCTTTCTCGTCGCGCCGATCTCGTCGGTCACAGTGGTGGATGAATATACGGTGAAGATCAAGACCAAAGCCCCCTTCGCGCCGATGTTGAGCAACCTGACCCACGGCACCAACGGCATCATCAGCCCGGCCGCGCTGAAGGCCTCGTGGGATAAACCCATCACCAAACCCGTTGGGACGGGTCCTTTCATGTTCAAAGAATGGATTCCCGGGTCGAAGCTGGTGATGGTCCGAAACGAGAATTACTGGGGAAAGAAGCCCCACCTCGAGGAGGTCGTCTTCCAGGTCATTCCCGACGATGCTGCCAGGGTCGTCGCCCTCGAGACCGGAGAGGTCCATGTGGCGGTCCGGATCCCGCCTTTCGACATCCCACGCTTGAGGGCCAATCCGAAATTGACGGTGGTCAGCGCGCCCAGCGTCCGGACCATCTACCTCGGCTTCAATCATCTCAAGGAACCCTTTCACGATAAGAGGGTGAGGCAGGCGCTCAATTATGCGGTGAACAAAGAGGCGATCGTAAAGCATGTCCTGGGCGGCGTGGGAAGGGTTTCCGATGCGCCGCTAAGTCCGGGGATCTTTGGGTACACCCCGATCAAAACGTACGAGTATAACGTTGAAAAGGCAAAGGCCCTCCTTGCCGAAGCAGGATATCCCAAGGGGTTTGAAACGACGCTCCACCCGGCGGTCGGGCGGTATTATATGGATGTCTCGGTGGCCACGGCCGTGGCCGCTGACCTCCTCAAGGTCGGGGTCAGGGCAGAGATCAAGATGATGGAGTGGGGCACCTACCTCCCCACGATCCTCCGAGAGAAGGAGGTGGCCGATCATAAGATCTATATGCTGGGATGGGGCTGCGTGACCGGAGATGCCGACTACGGGCTCTATACCCTTTTCCACTCCGGAGAATGGCCCAAAAAAGGGATGAATGCCTCTTTTTACAAGAACGAGAAGCTCGATCCGATCCTTGACGCCGCCCGAAGCACGGCCAACCCCGAGGAGCGGAAGCGGCTCTACAAAGAGGCCCTCACCCTCATCCACGAGGACGCCCCCTGGCTCTTCCTTCACAGCGAGGTCCAGATGGTGGGCGTGAGGGCGAACGTGAAAGATTTGATCGTCCATCAGACCGAACGGGTGATGGCCCATTCGGCGAGGATAGAATAGCCCACTCAGGAAAGTCAAAAGCGGGAAGGGGCTGACTTTTCCATGAAAATTTGTTATGAGAAGCGTCAGCCCCTTTTTTATCCCTCCCGAGGATGACGAACGAGACCGATGAGCGGCCAGTATATCGTCCGAAGACTCCTCATCATGTTACCGGTCCTCTTTGGAATCTCCGTGATCATCTTCACCATCGTCAGGGTGATCCCGGGGGATCCGGGCTACCTTATGGCTGGTCCTCATGCCACCAAGGAGCAGGTCGAACAGATCCGGGCCCAGCTCGGATTGGACCAACACCCGGTGAAGCAATACCTCCTCTTCATTGGAAACATCCTCCAGGGAGACCTTGGGACCTCAAACCGGACGGGACTGCCCGTCCTTAAGGAGATTGCCGCTCGCCTACCGAACACCCTCTCCCTGGCCTTTGCCAGTATTCTGGTGGCCACGGTCTTCGGCGTGCTCACCGGCATCATCGCCGGCGTGAAGCAGAATTCGAAATTCGATTACCTGAGCATGCTCTTCGCCCTCTTCGGCCTCTCCATGCCCGTCTTCTGGCTCGGTCTGATGCTCATGCTTCTCTTCTCGATCAAACTGGGATGGTTTCCGGCGGTCGGCGCCGAGAGTTTCAAGCATCTGGTGCTTCCGGCCATCACCTTGGGAGCCAATTCCACCGCAATCATCGCCAGGATGACCCGATCGAGCATGTTAGAGGTCATCCGGCTCGATTATATTCGGACGGCAAGGGCGAAGGGGTTGACCGAGAGGAGGGTCATCCTAAGGCATGCCCTGAAGAACGCCCTGATCCCTGTGGTGACGGTGATCGGACTCCAAACCGGGACGCTCCTCGGAGGCGCGGTCCTCACCGAGATCGTCTTCGCGTGGCCGGGGATCGGAAGGCTTCTGGTGGAGGCGATCCTCTCCCGGGATTACCCGGTCGTTCAAGGAGTCGTGTTGGTGGTGGCCACGATGTTCATCTTTATCAACCTGATCGTCGACATCCTCTACTCCTACCTCGATCCGAGGATCCGATATCATTGAGGGTCGTTTTAGCCAACAGGATCGGCAATGAAAGAGAACGGTCCACCGATGGAAGCGTTAGAGAGAGAGGAGAGGGGTCGCCTCCGGGAGGTGTTCCGACGCCTCTCGAAGAGCCTAACCGCGATGATGGGATTGACGATCGTGGCGGTCTTCCTCCTTTCGGCGCTCTTCGCCCCATGGATTGCTCCGAATGATCCTCTCGAGCATAGCCTCGTCCATAAGCTGGAAAAACCCTCATGGGCCTACCCTCTCGGAAGGGACGAATTGGGCCGCTGCATCCTCAGCCGGATCATCTATGGAGCCCGAATCTCGCTCCTGATCGGACTGATCGTCATTTCGATCGGGATCCTCCTCGGCGTGCCCATCGGGGTGGTCTCGGGCTATTTCGGGGGAAAGGTCGATTTCCTCATCCAGCGTTTCGTCGACACGATGCTCGCCTTCCCCGGAATTCTCCTCGCCCTGTTGCTGATCGCCATGCTCGGCGTGGGCCTCCACAATGTCATGATCGCCGTGGGGATCTCCACGATTCCCATCTATGCCCGCCTGGCAAGGAGCTCGGTGCTCTCCCTCAAATCGAGACAGTTCGTGGAGGCGGCCCGTTCCATCGGGTCGAGCCATCTGAGGATCATCCTCCAGCATCTCGTCCCGAACAGTCTCTCGCCGATCATCGTCCAATCGACGCTCCATATGGCCACGGCCATCTTATGGGCTGCAGGGCTGGGGTTTTTGGGGCTCGGGGTGAGCCCACCGACTCCGGAGTGGGGGGCCATGCTCAACGGGGGGAGGCTTTATATTCGGGTGGCCTCCCATGTGGCCACCTTTCCAGGGCTGATGATCTTCATTACGGTCCTCGGTTTTAATCTGTTGGGAGATGGACTGCGGGATGCCCTCGACCCGAGGTTAAAGACCTAAAAACCCCTTCGGAGGGGAGGCCGAAGGTCCGGGGAAAGTGATCATTGAGAGAGATGGGCCTGCTTCAGGTCAAGGATTTAAAAACCTATTTCTATACGGACGCCGGGGTGGTCAAGGCTGTCGACGGAGTCTCCTATGAGCTGGAGGAAGGGGAGACCCTGGGGCTGGTGGGTGAAAGCGGCTGCGGAAAGAGCGTCAGCGCCCTCTCCATCCTCCGCCTCATCGCCTATCCTCCGGGGAGAATCATCGGCGGAGAGATTCTCTTCGAAGGCAGAGACCTCCTCAAAATTCGGGAGGACGAGATCCGCCAGATCCGGGGCAATCAGATCGCCATGGTCTTTCAGGAGCCGATGACCTCCCTCAATCCCGTTCTCACCATCGGGCTTCAGATCGGAGAGGCCCTTGAACTTCACCGAAAGATGAAGAAGAGGGAGGCCAGGGAGGAGAGCCTCCGGCTCCTGAGAATGGTCGGGATTCCCGATCCTGAAAGACGGATCGACGACTACCCCCACCAGCTGAGCGGGGGGATGCGCCAGAGGGTCATGATCGCCATCGCCTTGAGCTGCAATCCTAAGCTCCTCATCGCCGACGAGCCGACGACCGCGGTCGACGTGACGATCCAGGCCCAACTTCTGGAGGTGATCAAAGAGCTCACCTCCCGCCTTGGGACAGCGGTCATCCTGATCACCCACAACCTCGGGGTAGTGGCCCGCTATGTGAATCGAATGGCGGTGATGTACGCGGGAAGGATCGTGGAACAGGGGCGAGCGAGAGACGTCTATGCTCATCCCCGACATCCTTACACCCTCGGCCTGCTTGCCTCGGTGCCGAGGCTCGATCAGCCGAGAAAGAAACGTCTTGTCCCCATCATGGGACAGCCCCCCAATCTCATCTCCCTGCCGCCGGGATGTTCCTTTGGGCCGCGGTGTTCCTTTCGAGTTGAGAGATGTCTTCGGGAAAGGCCCGAGCTGAGGCCGGTAGGGGATGGCCATTTCGCCGCCTGCTGGGTCGATCTCGATCAGGGATGAGGAAGGCGGGTAGAGATGTCTGAAACTTTTCTGATCGAAGTGAAGAACCTCTCGATGCATTTCCCGATCACGAAGGGGATCCTTCGACAGCGAAAGATTGCCGATATTAAAGCGGTCGACGAGGTCAGTTTCTTCATCCGGAAAGGGGAGACCCTGGGTCTGGTGGGCGAGAGCGGCTGCGGAAAGACGACCCTCGGCAGATGTCTGCTTCAGTTGATCCGTCCCACTTCTGGCGAAGTCTACTTCGAAGGCGTCAACCTCTGTGCCCTGCCCCCCCAAGACCTCCGGCCCATTCGGCAGAGGATGCAGATCATCTTTCAGGACCCTTTTGACTCCCTCGACCCGAGGATGCCCGCTGGGGAGATCGTGGCCGAGCCCCTCCGGGTCCACACCCGGATCCGGGGAAAGGCCCTGAAGGAGAAGATCGGCCAACTGCTGGAGACAGTAGGGCTTGATCCCACCATGGCAGACCGCTACCCCCATCAGTTCAGCGGTGGCCAGCGCCAGAGGCTCGGCATCGCACGGGCCCTCGCCATCCGGCCCCATTTTATCGTCTGTGACGAACCGATCTCGGCCCTTGACGTTTCGATTCAGGCCCAGATCATCAACCTCCTTGAGGACCTTCAGGCGGAGTTCAACTTGACCTATCTCTTTATCGCTCACGATCTTTCCGTCGTCCGCCATATTAGCCATCGGGTGGCGGTGATGTATCTCGGAAAGATCGTCGAGATCGCAAACCGGGACGCCCTATACCAGTGTGCAAAACACCCTTACACCCAAGCCCTCCTCTCTGCCGTGCCGATTCCGGACCCCGTCGTTGAATCCCAGCGGGAAAGGATCCTCCTCAAGGGAGAGATACCAAGCCCTATCTCCCTACCTCCCGGGTGCAACTTCCATCCTCGCTGCCCCATCGCCATCGAACTCTGCAAAAGGGTAGTCCCTGCTCTCAGGGAGGTAGAAGAGGGACACTGGGTCTCCTGCCACCTTGCCTGATCTCCCGCGAAAGAGATTATTTTCAATTTCTTGAAACAAATAATCGGTTGAGGCAACCCGTTTTTTGAGGTCAACAGGGGAACCAAATGTATAAAAAAATTATTCGTTCATCGGTTTCGTGAAAAAACCCTTTTAAATTCAAAAAAATATTTAAAATTCAAAAAGTTATAATAAAATCGGCCAGGGTTTAAAAGCTCATTGTGTATATTAAAAAAATTCATCCATGCCGGATGGGAAAGGTCAGAAATGGCGGTCTCATATAAAAAAATTATTAATTTCAATAAGTTATAAAATGTGCCCAAATTGGCACGGTTAATGCTGATTATGAGGTTGAAGATCAAAGGAAGGAGGTATTAACGATGGAAAGGATAAAAAATGGATTGAAGGTTGGGATGATGGTTGGGTTGATGAGCCTTGCCGCCTCTCCTGCTTTTGCGAGGTCTCTTAGCCTTAAAGAAGCGGGGCCTGCCCTTTGGGTCTTTGTAATCATCGGGGCCATCATCATCCTTCTCCAGCTGATCCCTGCGGCCATTCTCTTCTTCAGCTTTATCGGAACCGTCACCGGCATGGCCTTGAAGAAAGAGAAGAAGGTCGAAGAGGAAGTGGTGGTGCCTGGGGTCAAGCCCGTTCCCGTGAAAAAGTAACGGGGATGTGAAAAAGAAAAGGGGTTTCCCAATGAAGAGTATGAAGAAAATCCTTACCATTTTGAGCCTTACCCTCGTTTTATCGATTGCGATGGGTTCTCTCGGAGTGGCCTATGCGGGAGGGGTCAGGGGGATCGGACTTCTGGGAGTCTGGTTCTTTCTGACCTTTGGGATCATCGTGGTCTTGGCTCAGCTCATCCCTGCAGGTATCCTTCTCAGCTCTTTAATCACCTCAACCATCAGTCCTCATCGAAAGGCTGAGGCGCCGGTTGGAGCAGCCTAAACGAGGAGGGTGGAACGGAGGGTTGTTATGCGCTCTAAAAGATTACTCATCGCCTATCAGGACGATTTATGGGTCCGATCCCTGACGACCTACTTTCATGGAAAGGGATACCGGGTCGAAACGGTTCGGGTCCTGAGCGATATGATCAAGAAGGTCCGAAATGGTGGATATGAAGTGATTCTTCTGGACGATGAGATGGATGGGTTGAAGGCCTGCGAAGTGGTCCCTCTTGTCAAGAAGATCAACCCGAGGGTTCAGGTCATCATGATCTCTTCCGAAGAGTCCTTGAGTTCGGTCAGGCGACTCCGCGGCGCTGGGATCTTTTATCAAGCGATGAAACCCGTGGATCTGGAGGAGATTCGATCTGCAGTGGAGTGCGCCTTTGAGAAGATCGCACGGGAAAGCGAGAAAGAAGGCTTCTTCTCCTTCCTCGTCCCGAGATTGGCGCCGGCCTAAACAAGGGGAGATGAGATGAAGCCTTAGCCCCTATTTTTTGACTCAAAGGGGGGTGAAGATAGCCGCAAGCCCAAGCGGCTATTTTTTTATCTTCTCCCATCGCCTCCCTTTTTAAGAGAGCAACCCTTCGATCGAGAGGAGGAGGACCAATAGGATGGCCAATGGGAGGAGATGGCGCAAGGGGAGTTTAGAGAGAGTGAGGGGCAAGTCCTCCCTGTAACCGCGGGCAGCCAGGGCCCAGGTGAGCTCTTCCGCCTCATAAAAGGAGCGGCGAAGAAGAGGAAGCACGATGAATTTTATTCTCTTGATGGGATTCTTCGCTCGATCTCCTCTGCGGGCTTTATTCGCCAAATGGACTTCGTCGGCATGATCCAGGATGCGGGAAAAAAAGCGGAGCGTGAGGGAAGCCATCAGTCCGATGCGGCGTCCCGACAAAAAGGGAACCGGTTTGAGGAACCAGGTCAGGCCATCTCGGAGCTCCCGGGGGCGGGTCACCGCAGTGAAGAGAATGGCATAAAGGAGAATCAGCCCCATCCGCCAACAGGTCATCCCTCCGAGCATGAGGCCCTCTTTGCTGAAGGGGAGGAAAGGCAGAAACGGAACCCTGGTTCCCGTGGTCCCGAGGGATTGGAAAAGAAAGAGGATGAGGAGTAAGATCCCCCAAAACCGCATCTCCCGGAGGAGATACCTCAGAGGAAATCTTAGAGCCATCAGGAGTGCGGCCAGGAGGATGGAATCGAAGAGGAGCCAGGTGGTCTTCGGGTAAACCAAGGTCCCTGTGATCATCAGGAATCCCAAGAATTTACAACGGGCGTCCCAACGGTGCAGAAAAGAATCTTTGGGGAAATAGTGGAGGGCTATTCGAGCCACGACAGTCTTTCGCACCCTAAAAGGATGTAGCAGGGAGGCCGAACCCCGAAGAGGGAGAGGTCGTGGGCCAGATTTTCGGGCGGCCCTATCGCCTGGATCCTTCCTCCCTGGAGGACCACGACCCGATCCACATGGGCGATCACCTTTTCGACCTCGTGGGTTGTCACGACAAGGGTATGCCCCTCCTGGTGTAGCTGGATCATCCCTCGCAAGGCCTCTTGAACGCCGGGATAGTCGAGATTGGCAAAGGGTTCGTCGAAGAGAAGGATGTCCGGTTGCATCGCCATCACCCCGGCGAGGGCGAGCCGCCGTTTCTCCCCTCCGGAGAGGAGGTAACAGGGTTTTCCGGCGAGGGGTTCAAGCCCCATCTTCTTGAGGGCCCAAAAGACCCTTCGGTCGATCTCTTCTCGAGAAAGCCCAAGATTTTCAGGGCCAAAGGCCACATCCTCCTGCACGGTCTCTCCGACGATCTGGCTCTCGGGGTCTTGAAAGAGAAGCCCCACCGACTGTCTTGCCTTGAGGGGATCCTTCTTCGTATCGAACCCGTTGATAAGAATGGATCCCTCCGAGGGCTCGATCAATCCACTCAACAGGCGGAGCAGGGTGGTCTTTCCGCTGCCATTGGGACCGCAGATGAGAAGAAACTCCCCGGTCTCGATGGAAAGGTTGATGCCTCTCAGGGCATAAGTGCCATCGCCGTAGCGATAGTGGAGGTTTTTTACCTGAATCATAAAAAAAAACGGGATCCCCGTGCCGGGGCTTTAGGATTTTCGGTCTCCAACCCCTACTTGCATGGCCCGGAGGTTTAAAATGGGCCTGACGGCCTTGGCCAAGACGATCGCCGCCGATGCCTTCAATCCATCTCCAAAGAGAAAAGGAATCATCCCCGCAATCAGGGCTTTTTCCCAGGTCATACCCGTGACCATCTTGAGCCAGGGGAGGCCGAAGGCGTAGATGAGAAGGGAGCCGATGAGCACCGCCAGGATGTCTCCGAGGAGCCTTCTTACGAACCTTTCGGAGATCCAACCGGCCACATAGGCGGAAAGAACGAATCCGAAAAGGTAACCTCCGGTTGGTCCGAAGAGGTGGGCCAATCCTCCTTTTCCTCCCGCAAAGACCGGCAGGCCGACGGCTCCACAGAGAAGGTAGGCCCCGACGCTCGTTGCGCCCCAACGACTACCCAAGAGGAGACCTGAGAGAAGGACGAAGAGGTTGGTAAGGACGATGGGAACTGGACCGATGGGAACGTGGAGATAGGCTCCGACCGCCATTAGCCCTGCCATGAGTGAAGAAAGAACAACGAGCCTCAGTTTTTCGATCGCCATTATCCCCTCCTCATTAATTGTTAACTTAATCCGAGAAAGAAGTTAACAAATTTTTGAGCCGCTGTCAATGACCTCCTTTTTTGAATCGAAGAATTTGACGAAGGGGTCAGGAAGAGGTATGGTAGGGAGGGGAGGAAGCGTTGATGTATTTCGTTCTAAAATTAGTCATCCAGATGATTTCCATTCTGATCGTCTCTTACCTTTTCCCCGACTGGATATGGGTCGATCATTTCTGGGCCGCACTGGTGGCAGCTTTCATCCTCGGGATCGTCAATGCCGTGCTTAGACCGGTGCTTGTCTTTTTGACCCTCCCCATCACCCTATTGACCTTCGGCCTCTTCCTCTTGGTCATCAACGGACTGATGCTCTGGCTGGTCTCGGCGCTGGTGAAGGGATTTCACGTGGAAGGCTTTTGGGCAGCCCTGATGGGATCGATCCTGATCAGCGTCGTGAGCTGGATTCTCTCAAGGGGGGTCCCACGATAAGCTTCGAAAGGAGAACTTCTCTTTTTGAGGAACGGGTGGATTAACCTCCGTCAAGGGTATGGTGTTCCATTTTCCGATACCACGACGCCGGATCCGTGAAATACTCTTCGGTATCTTTCAATGAGAGGTAGTGCTCGTGCTCGATTTTTGAAAGAAGATCGAAAAAGGCCTTCTCTTTCGGATCGCTCACCGAGTCCCTCAAGTCCGCATAGAATTTGGCTCCCTTGGCTTCGAAGTCCAGGGCCTTCCTGACCGCTTCGAGGTCATCGGCATCCCCCTTTTTTGAACCTTC
Proteins encoded in this region:
- a CDS encoding ABC transporter ATP-binding protein, which codes for MGLLQVKDLKTYFYTDAGVVKAVDGVSYELEEGETLGLVGESGCGKSVSALSILRLIAYPPGRIIGGEILFEGRDLLKIREDEIRQIRGNQIAMVFQEPMTSLNPVLTIGLQIGEALELHRKMKKREAREESLRLLRMVGIPDPERRIDDYPHQLSGGMRQRVMIAIALSCNPKLLIADEPTTAVDVTIQAQLLEVIKELTSRLGTAVILITHNLGVVARYVNRMAVMYAGRIVEQGRARDVYAHPRHPYTLGLLASVPRLDQPRKKRLVPIMGQPPNLISLPPGCSFGPRCSFRVERCLRERPELRPVGDGHFAACWVDLDQG
- a CDS encoding energy-coupling factor transporter transmembrane protein EcfT, translated to MARIALHYFPKDSFLHRWDARCKFLGFLMITGTLVYPKTTWLLFDSILLAALLMALRFPLRYLLREMRFWGILLLILFLFQSLGTTGTRVPFLPFLPFSKEGLMLGGMTCWRMGLILLYAILFTAVTRPRELRDGLTWFLKPVPFLSGRRIGLMASLTLRFFSRILDHADEVHLANKARRGDRAKNPIKRIKFIVLPLLRRSFYEAEELTWALAARGYREDLPLTLSKLPLRHLLPLAILLVLLLSIEGLLS
- a CDS encoding MBL fold metallo-hydrolase; the protein is MKPQEIVRGIYIVGGPEMTDGRDGCVYLLHLDELVLIDSGAGWSVGKIIENIEKLGFDSRNLKRILLTHCHIDHIGGAPELRRRFGSKLYIHRLDAPPLEKGDPILTAATWYQTSFPPTPIDVQLRLPEETLEIGGERIVCLHTPGHTPGSISPYMDRDGRRILFAQDLHGPLLEEFGSSLAEWDRSTQKLLELEADILCEGHFGIYKTKKEVRNYILSYRRQYGVGG
- a CDS encoding biotin transporter BioY; this translates as MAIEKLRLVVLSSLMAGLMAVGAYLHVPIGPVPIVLTNLFVLLSGLLLGSRWGATSVGAYLLCGAVGLPVFAGGKGGLAHLFGPTGGYLFGFVLSAYVAGWISERFVRRLLGDILAVLIGSLLIYAFGLPWLKMVTGMTWEKALIAGMIPFLFGDGLKASAAIVLAKAVRPILNLRAMQVGVGDRKS
- a CDS encoding phage holin family protein; translation: MYFVLKLVIQMISILIVSYLFPDWIWVDHFWAALVAAFILGIVNAVLRPVLVFLTLPITLLTFGLFLLVINGLMLWLVSALVKGFHVEGFWAALMGSILISVVSWILSRGVPR
- a CDS encoding ABC transporter permease, encoding MSGQYIVRRLLIMLPVLFGISVIIFTIVRVIPGDPGYLMAGPHATKEQVEQIRAQLGLDQHPVKQYLLFIGNILQGDLGTSNRTGLPVLKEIAARLPNTLSLAFASILVATVFGVLTGIIAGVKQNSKFDYLSMLFALFGLSMPVFWLGLMLMLLFSIKLGWFPAVGAESFKHLVLPAITLGANSTAIIARMTRSSMLEVIRLDYIRTARAKGLTERRVILRHALKNALIPVVTVIGLQTGTLLGGAVLTEIVFAWPGIGRLLVEAILSRDYPVVQGVVLVVATMFIFINLIVDILYSYLDPRIRYH
- a CDS encoding energy-coupling factor ABC transporter ATP-binding protein, which translates into the protein MIQVKNLHYRYGDGTYALRGINLSIETGEFLLICGPNGSGKTTLLRLLSGLIEPSEGSILINGFDTKKDPLKARQSVGLLFQDPESQIVGETVQEDVAFGPENLGLSREEIDRRVFWALKKMGLEPLAGKPCYLLSGGEKRRLALAGVMAMQPDILLFDEPFANLDYPGVQEALRGMIQLHQEGHTLVVTTHEVEKVIAHVDRVVVLQGGRIQAIGPPENLAHDLSLFGVRPPCYILLGCERLSWLE
- a CDS encoding ABC transporter ATP-binding protein; protein product: MSETFLIEVKNLSMHFPITKGILRQRKIADIKAVDEVSFFIRKGETLGLVGESGCGKTTLGRCLLQLIRPTSGEVYFEGVNLCALPPQDLRPIRQRMQIIFQDPFDSLDPRMPAGEIVAEPLRVHTRIRGKALKEKIGQLLETVGLDPTMADRYPHQFSGGQRQRLGIARALAIRPHFIVCDEPISALDVSIQAQIINLLEDLQAEFNLTYLFIAHDLSVVRHISHRVAVMYLGKIVEIANRDALYQCAKHPYTQALLSAVPIPDPVVESQRERILLKGEIPSPISLPPGCNFHPRCPIAIELCKRVVPALREVEEGHWVSCHLA
- a CDS encoding amidohydrolase is translated as MGFYDAHVHFFFDGPLEDLKGKISLLKEAGFAGINVLVISEFPPEKETYLKMIPGAYHGHATPDAFRHQKDPFEALGVLSSQIAIVPFLDARFIGKDIAETVKRYWEKGFKGLKLLYVPEEDSTFQIGGMEKTFGRTLKESEEITSQLIDQADSLGWPVLMHVDLRRYGEFAESMLRSYPRTPFNIPHFGFSRKAISSLLKRYPNCFTDTSSLFPYMEQEPAAYRDFIKSYQDRILFGSDAVIGEPEKMVSVLNFMKGFLEDEQLLLKIAHRNYLQYMAYRAG
- a CDS encoding response regulator, with translation MRSKRLLIAYQDDLWVRSLTTYFHGKGYRVETVRVLSDMIKKVRNGGYEVILLDDEMDGLKACEVVPLVKKINPRVQVIMISSEESLSSVRRLRGAGIFYQAMKPVDLEEIRSAVECAFEKIARESEKEGFFSFLVPRLAPA
- a CDS encoding glutathione ABC transporter substrate-binding protein, whose amino-acid sequence is MTEKIRRHSTSGVVVLTILGLIIYMLFVPIERSTGQTKPAEVKAKPAEAKPAEKSKPAVAAKPKPKVPQRLIIAQGTDALTMDNHHMIDSPTITIGEHMVETLLELTTKGEIVPRLAEKVEVSPDATEYTLKLRKGVKFHDGVPFNAEAVKINFDRRLDPKAATKFGFLVAPISSVTVVDEYTVKIKTKAPFAPMLSNLTHGTNGIISPAALKASWDKPITKPVGTGPFMFKEWIPGSKLVMVRNENYWGKKPHLEEVVFQVIPDDAARVVALETGEVHVAVRIPPFDIPRLRANPKLTVVSAPSVRTIYLGFNHLKEPFHDKRVRQALNYAVNKEAIVKHVLGGVGRVSDAPLSPGIFGYTPIKTYEYNVEKAKALLAEAGYPKGFETTLHPAVGRYYMDVSVATAVAADLLKVGVRAEIKMMEWGTYLPTILREKEVADHKIYMLGWGCVTGDADYGLYTLFHSGEWPKKGMNASFYKNEKLDPILDAARSTANPEERKRLYKEALTLIHEDAPWLFLHSEVQMVGVRANVKDLIVHQTERVMAHSARIE
- a CDS encoding ABC transporter permease, with the translated sequence MEALEREERGRLREVFRRLSKSLTAMMGLTIVAVFLLSALFAPWIAPNDPLEHSLVHKLEKPSWAYPLGRDELGRCILSRIIYGARISLLIGLIVISIGILLGVPIGVVSGYFGGKVDFLIQRFVDTMLAFPGILLALLLIAMLGVGLHNVMIAVGISTIPIYARLARSSVLSLKSRQFVEAARSIGSSHLRIILQHLVPNSLSPIIVQSTLHMATAILWAAGLGFLGLGVSPPTPEWGAMLNGGRLYIRVASHVATFPGLMIFITVLGFNLLGDGLRDALDPRLKT